From Scytonema millei VB511283, the proteins below share one genomic window:
- a CDS encoding AMP-dependent synthetase/ligase encodes MLCSNKIYTAPPNSGNVLLGRTLPSLLDEACDRVPNPHALNQWTEQGWQPLSEQAFRTAAEEVALGLSNLGLEKGDRVALLMHSDVNFCIVDMGCLLAQLIDVPIDLTQTLENIVFITQHSEAKALIVSSLDLLDRIIPYLDSTSHLQIAIVADVPLDWQGQSKHPRSIQFFSLEEIRQRGQAQMSDEMRQQLRASLTANDLATIIYIPGATGKPQGVMLTHENLSANALAMFSGIPDLELGAKEVVLSFLPLTHVFARVFFYGHMNYGHSVYFTTPNRVMKHLKEVQPTIFATVPLLLEKIYQRILETGSQPKKAETAKSVKYDVLPRFRTFAAQMFQKKQETPQQKFRLSSLRWLPPTQFKLPHWQASLTAWKSLQTEQTQRLIDWAIALAQQYELGQSPSGKYDWMLKLADRLVFSRWRAVFGGHLKYAICGGAALKAEIANLFAAARVTILQGYGLTETSSAVACNRGCFNRAGTVGVPLPGIEIAIAPDGEILVRGSYVTQGYYKNPEATQQAIDSEGWFHTGDLGEFTADGFLKIVGLKKSHFKLSTGKYVTPLPLEHKLEQSPLVAQAVAVGAERKFCAMLIFPDFNNLRQQAQILGLDLPDAELLNHPCILALYQALVDEANCHLPYWSLVKRFQLINATLSIENGMLTPTGEVKRTRIAEMFAQEVNALYGQEDSKRRETQRHEQLNLCPSVPTSTCPAYAQSLSQGVERIRNSEFGIRN; translated from the coding sequence ATGTTGTGTTCTAACAAAATTTACACAGCCCCTCCCAACTCTGGAAATGTGTTGTTGGGACGCACGTTGCCTTCATTATTAGATGAAGCCTGCGATCGCGTTCCCAATCCCCACGCTTTAAACCAATGGACAGAACAAGGTTGGCAACCTTTATCCGAGCAAGCCTTTCGGACTGCGGCTGAAGAGGTGGCGCTCGGTTTGTCGAACTTAGGGTTAGAGAAGGGCGATCGCGTTGCCCTTTTAATGCATAGCGATGTTAACTTTTGCATAGTTGACATGGGCTGCTTGCTAGCCCAACTGATTGACGTACCGATCGATCTCACCCAAACGTTGGAAAACATCGTTTTTATTACGCAACACAGCGAAGCCAAAGCACTGATCGTTTCTAGCCTCGACTTACTCGACCGCATCATACCTTACTTAGACAGCACATCTCATCTACAAATCGCGATCGTTGCCGATGTTCCCCTCGATTGGCAAGGACAATCCAAGCACCCTCGATCGATCCAATTCTTTTCCTTAGAAGAGATACGACAGCGAGGACAAGCTCAGATGTCAGACGAGATGCGACAACAGCTACGCGCATCGCTAACAGCAAATGACTTAGCCACCATCATTTATATCCCAGGAGCCACTGGTAAGCCTCAAGGAGTGATGCTGACTCACGAAAATCTTTCTGCTAATGCCCTAGCAATGTTTAGTGGAATTCCCGATTTGGAACTGGGTGCAAAGGAGGTCGTACTTTCATTTTTACCCTTAACTCATGTTTTTGCCCGTGTCTTTTTCTACGGTCACATGAATTACGGACATAGTGTTTACTTCACCACTCCTAACCGAGTGATGAAACATCTCAAAGAGGTACAACCAACAATATTTGCTACCGTGCCTTTGTTACTGGAAAAAATTTATCAGCGCATTTTAGAAACAGGTAGCCAACCTAAAAAAGCAGAGACAGCGAAGAGTGTCAAATACGACGTGCTGCCTCGCTTTCGGACTTTTGCCGCACAGATGTTTCAGAAGAAACAAGAGACTCCACAGCAAAAATTCCGTTTATCCTCTCTGCGGTGGTTGCCTCCAACTCAATTCAAGTTACCGCATTGGCAAGCCTCTCTCACCGCTTGGAAATCGTTACAAACAGAACAAACTCAACGTCTGATCGATTGGGCGATCGCCCTTGCCCAACAGTACGAATTGGGACAGTCACCGAGCGGCAAATACGACTGGATGCTGAAACTAGCAGATCGACTGGTATTTTCTAGATGGCGTGCTGTATTTGGCGGTCATCTCAAATACGCGATCTGCGGTGGTGCGGCTTTAAAAGCCGAGATTGCAAACCTGTTTGCCGCTGCCAGAGTCACGATTCTACAAGGCTATGGTTTGACAGAGACAAGTTCGGCAGTTGCCTGCAATCGGGGTTGCTTCAACCGAGCTGGAACAGTAGGAGTACCGCTGCCAGGGATAGAAATAGCGATCGCGCCTGATGGTGAAATCTTAGTCAGGGGATCTTACGTGACGCAAGGCTACTATAAAAATCCCGAAGCTACTCAACAGGCGATCGACTCTGAAGGCTGGTTTCATACAGGTGATTTGGGAGAGTTTACCGCCGATGGTTTTCTAAAAATTGTTGGACTCAAGAAAAGCCACTTCAAACTTTCAACAGGTAAATACGTCACGCCACTACCGTTAGAACACAAGTTAGAACAATCTCCTCTAGTAGCACAAGCAGTTGCAGTGGGGGCAGAACGTAAATTCTGTGCCATGCTAATTTTTCCCGATTTCAACAACCTGCGCCAACAAGCTCAAATATTGGGACTCGACCTACCAGATGCAGAATTATTGAACCATCCCTGTATTCTCGCCCTCTACCAAGCTTTAGTAGATGAAGCTAACTGCCATCTGCCTTACTGGTCTTTAGTTAAACGCTTTCAGCTCATCAACGCTACACTCAGCATCGAGAACGGAATGCTAACTCCCACTGGAGAAGTAAAACGCACCAGGATCGCTGAAATGTTTGCTCAAGAAGTTAATGCTTTGTACGGTCAAGAAGATTCCAAACGACGAGAGACACAGCGTCACGAACAACTCAACCTATGTCCCTCCGTACCTACATCCACCTGCCCTGCGTATGCTCAATCCTTAAGCCAGGGAGTAGAGAGAATTCGGAATTCGGAATTCGGAATTCGGAATTAA
- a CDS encoding alpha/beta hydrolase, translated as MKNIAGTFKGAGGLSLYYQSWHLQERSRAVVAIVHGLGAHSGLFLPAVEYLVSLGYAVYAFDLRGHGHSPGQRGHINRWTEFREDLSAFLQQIWTQEPNCPCFVWGHSLGGAIVLDYALRSPQGLRGAIVTAPALGKVGVSRLKLAIGRVFSRVYPRLSLKVGLNHNASSRNPNVISAYSQDPLRHEYGSARLATEFFAAVDWIENHASELQIPLLLLHGSADQVTHPESSWLFCERVTYPDKKCYEYPGSYHDLYADTNYQEVLVDIGKWLEQHLQEMDDSQAA; from the coding sequence ATGAAAAACATTGCAGGAACCTTCAAGGGCGCTGGTGGATTAAGCCTCTATTACCAAAGCTGGCATCTCCAAGAGCGATCGCGGGCTGTGGTGGCGATCGTGCATGGTTTGGGAGCGCATAGCGGTCTATTTCTACCTGCTGTAGAGTACTTAGTGTCTCTAGGTTATGCAGTCTATGCCTTTGATTTACGAGGTCACGGACACTCGCCAGGACAAAGGGGACATATTAATAGATGGACTGAATTTCGAGAAGATTTAAGCGCCTTTTTGCAGCAAATTTGGACGCAAGAACCGAATTGCCCTTGTTTCGTCTGGGGACACAGTTTAGGAGGTGCGATTGTTTTGGATTATGCTTTGCGATCGCCGCAGGGATTGCGGGGTGCGATCGTCACTGCACCAGCCTTGGGAAAAGTTGGAGTCTCGCGCCTCAAACTGGCGATCGGGCGAGTCTTTTCCCGCGTCTATCCACGCTTGAGTCTTAAGGTTGGCTTGAATCATAATGCCAGTTCGCGCAATCCAAATGTTATTTCTGCTTATAGTCAAGACCCCTTACGTCACGAATACGGTAGTGCCAGACTTGCAACAGAATTCTTTGCTGCCGTGGATTGGATCGAAAATCATGCGTCTGAGCTGCAAATTCCTTTACTGCTGCTACATGGTAGTGCAGACCAAGTGACTCATCCTGAAAGTAGTTGGCTGTTCTGCGAACGGGTCACTTATCCCGACAAGAAATGCTACGAGTATCCTGGCAGTTATCACGATCTTTATGCCGATACGAATTATCAAGAAGTACTTGTAGACATCGGCAAGTGGTTGGAGCAGCATCTGCAAGAAATGGATGACAGTCAAGCAGCGTGA